The following are encoded together in the Pedobacter sp. D749 genome:
- a CDS encoding galactokinase, whose product MDAQHLKNTFKKLFNAEPILVRSPGRINIIGEHTDYNGGFVMPAAIDKAIYVAISKREDDEIHLFSESYQQFDISSIKSLKKSENSWANYILGVADQLKERGYQLGGFNFYIDGDVPLGAGLSSSAAVECATGFALGQLFSLDVPKIDIALIAQKAEQTFAGVNCGIMDQFASVFGKKDQAIMLDCRSMKHVYIPLKLDGYKLLLLNTNVKHALADSAYNKRRAQCEQGVAWVKEHYPNVNTLRDVDLSMLEAHVKAKDEEVFTKCSFVVKEIGRLLTAAEQLENGNLQGLGNLMFETHEGLSKDYEVSCKELDFLVEAVKPLDYVLGARMMGGGFGGCTINIVKEEKIADLIEELSSKYLLQFGLKLDAYTVQTENGTSLFN is encoded by the coding sequence ATGGATGCACAACATTTAAAAAATACATTTAAAAAACTTTTCAATGCTGAACCCATTTTAGTGCGTTCGCCCGGAAGGATCAATATTATTGGCGAACATACCGATTACAATGGCGGTTTTGTAATGCCTGCAGCTATAGATAAAGCCATTTATGTAGCTATCTCAAAAAGAGAAGACGATGAAATACATTTATTTTCGGAGAGTTATCAGCAATTTGATATTTCATCAATCAAAAGCCTGAAAAAATCAGAAAATAGTTGGGCCAATTACATTTTAGGTGTTGCCGATCAATTAAAAGAAAGAGGTTACCAATTAGGAGGTTTTAACTTTTACATCGATGGTGATGTGCCTTTGGGCGCAGGTTTATCCTCTTCGGCTGCTGTAGAATGTGCTACTGGCTTTGCACTCGGTCAGCTTTTTTCGCTTGATGTTCCAAAAATAGATATTGCTTTAATTGCTCAAAAGGCTGAACAGACTTTTGCTGGTGTTAACTGCGGTATTATGGATCAGTTTGCCTCTGTATTTGGTAAAAAAGATCAGGCCATCATGCTTGATTGCCGATCAATGAAACACGTTTATATCCCTTTAAAGTTAGATGGTTACAAACTTTTGCTTTTAAATACGAATGTAAAACATGCTCTTGCTGATTCTGCTTACAACAAAAGAAGAGCCCAATGCGAGCAAGGTGTAGCCTGGGTAAAAGAACATTATCCCAATGTAAATACATTACGCGATGTAGACCTTAGCATGTTAGAAGCACATGTTAAGGCAAAAGATGAAGAGGTATTTACAAAATGCAGCTTTGTAGTGAAAGAAATAGGGCGTTTACTAACAGCAGCAGAACAACTTGAAAATGGTAATCTGCAGGGGTTAGGAAACCTGATGTTTGAAACGCACGAAGGTTTAAGCAAAGATTACGAAGTAAGCTGTAAGGAATTAGATTTTTTGGTTGAGGCTGTTAAACCACTGGATTACGTATTGGGTGCCAGGATGATGGGCGGTGGTTTTGGTGGTTGTACCATCAATATCGTTAAAGAAGAAAAAATTGCGGATTTAATCGAAGAACTGTCTTCTAAATATTTATTACAATTCGGGCTCAAGCTGGATGCTTATACCGTTCAAACCGAAAATGGAACCAGTTTATTCAATTAA
- a CDS encoding TonB-dependent receptor, with the protein MKRKLLATSKCAVMFLFVLILSLGKSNNSIAQTIAQISISGKVKDNKGNPIPGASISVKGTTQVVASDANGNFKISAQKGESLVISFVGYVTNTVLVANETQLSIILAEDKDKNLQDVIVIGYGTQKRSDVTGSVVSVPKARLSQLPVTNVLQSIEGAVAGVNVTTTSSVPGSQPNALIRGQNSISAGTGPYVVVDGVPLTKTGGSLNDINPNDIASVEILKDASATAIYGTNGSNGVILITTKRGTTGKPVIRYSGYAGIDNIAHILQPGSGADYVQKYADMLKQTGQVQQRPVPNIGELPAYNAGTTTDWVKEATQQGVIQDHNVSISGGSQDVKYFISGDYLNQKGVIKGYDFKRIGLRSNLDVNVTSFLTIGTSLFLTSNNFDGGRANLLLATAMSPYGQEYNTNGTYTIYPMSPEQLYTNPLLGLTTTQIRRTTNINGNGYAEVKFPGALTGLKFRLNAGYTYFPEKRGSYIGRLANDLNGTASSFNASTNSYTIENILTYSKDIKKHHFDFTALYSAQERNYNSTTAGAVGFINDELGLNNIGAGATQTSGSNRDRYGLNSQMGRLFYSYDSKYLLTLTARRDGSSVFGANTTKYGVFPSAAIGWNIINEDFMKNVKVFSNLKLRISYGKTGNEAVGVYNTITTEGSSRSPFNGISTIGVIPNNLGNISLQWETTKTANIGLDFGILNNRINGSIEAYQNKTSGLLLNRSLPIITGYSKVSENIGKTTNKGLELTLNTQNIAGKDFRWETMFVFATNKNKITDLYGDGKDDLGNRWFIGKPIRVVYDYQMTGVWQTGEDVSKQDPTAKPGSLKFADLTNDGKITADDRTILGQIDPKWTGGITNTFHYKNINLSIFIQTAQGMTRNNTDLGYGDETGRRNTPAEIGYWTPENMSQTRPALSYNNTLGYGYASDASYTRIKDVTLSYVFSQNLLDKLHLGGLTIYASGRNLHTFTKWVGWDPEQTTYGRGSGDGNANQQAFAADWTNNYPLTRTFVLGLNVSLR; encoded by the coding sequence ATGAAAAGAAAACTACTAGCCACATCTAAGTGTGCGGTAATGTTTTTGTTTGTTTTAATCCTATCCTTAGGTAAATCAAACAATTCAATTGCACAAACAATCGCTCAAATCTCAATTTCCGGAAAAGTAAAAGATAATAAAGGTAACCCCATTCCAGGTGCATCTATTAGTGTTAAAGGAACTACACAGGTGGTGGCCAGCGATGCCAATGGAAATTTCAAAATATCAGCCCAAAAAGGAGAAAGTTTAGTCATTAGTTTTGTAGGTTACGTAACCAATACAGTATTGGTAGCTAATGAAACGCAACTGAGCATCATCCTTGCAGAGGATAAGGATAAAAACCTACAAGATGTAATTGTAATAGGTTATGGTACGCAAAAGCGTTCTGATGTTACCGGTTCGGTAGTTTCTGTACCTAAAGCACGGTTGTCGCAACTACCCGTTACCAACGTTTTACAATCTATAGAAGGTGCAGTTGCAGGTGTTAATGTTACCACGACATCTTCAGTTCCAGGTAGCCAGCCAAACGCATTAATCAGAGGTCAGAATTCAATAAGCGCAGGTACCGGACCTTATGTTGTTGTGGATGGAGTACCTTTGACCAAAACCGGTGGTTCATTAAATGACATCAATCCGAATGATATCGCATCTGTTGAGATTTTAAAAGATGCGAGTGCAACTGCAATTTATGGTACCAATGGCTCAAATGGTGTTATCTTAATCACAACGAAAAGAGGTACAACTGGTAAACCGGTTATTCGTTACAGCGGTTATGCTGGTATTGATAATATTGCACATATTTTGCAGCCAGGAAGCGGTGCTGATTACGTTCAGAAATATGCTGATATGCTTAAACAGACCGGACAGGTACAACAAAGACCTGTTCCAAATATCGGAGAACTTCCTGCTTATAATGCAGGCACCACAACCGATTGGGTTAAAGAAGCAACTCAACAAGGTGTAATTCAGGATCATAATGTTAGTATTTCGGGCGGATCACAGGATGTTAAATATTTCATTTCAGGCGATTATCTTAATCAGAAAGGTGTAATTAAAGGTTATGATTTTAAACGTATAGGTTTGCGTTCTAACCTGGATGTTAATGTAACCAGTTTTTTAACTATAGGTACATCATTATTCTTAACCAGTAATAACTTCGACGGTGGAAGGGCAAACTTGTTGTTAGCAACGGCGATGAGTCCTTACGGTCAGGAGTATAATACAAATGGAACATATACAATTTATCCGATGAGTCCGGAGCAGTTGTACACAAATCCATTGCTTGGTTTAACGACTACTCAAATTAGAAGAACAACCAACATTAATGGAAACGGTTATGCTGAAGTTAAGTTTCCCGGTGCTTTAACCGGTTTAAAATTTCGTTTAAATGCAGGTTACACTTACTTTCCTGAAAAAAGAGGGAGTTATATCGGCCGTTTAGCGAATGATTTAAACGGTACGGCAAGTAGTTTCAATGCATCTACAAATAGCTATACCATCGAAAATATCTTAACTTACTCTAAAGACATTAAAAAACACCATTTTGATTTTACTGCTTTGTATAGTGCTCAGGAGCGTAACTATAATTCTACCACAGCTGGTGCGGTTGGCTTCATTAATGATGAATTAGGTTTAAATAATATTGGTGCAGGTGCTACGCAAACCAGTGGATCTAACCGTGATAGATATGGGCTGAACTCTCAAATGGGCCGGTTATTCTACTCATACGATAGCAAATACTTGCTTACTTTGACTGCACGTAGAGATGGTTCTTCTGTTTTTGGTGCAAACACAACTAAATATGGGGTTTTCCCTTCTGCAGCAATTGGATGGAACATTATTAACGAAGACTTTATGAAAAACGTTAAAGTTTTCAGCAATCTGAAGTTAAGAATATCTTATGGTAAAACAGGTAATGAAGCTGTTGGTGTTTACAATACGATTACAACTGAAGGGTCCTCGCGTTCCCCTTTCAACGGCATAAGTACAATTGGTGTTATTCCAAATAACTTAGGAAATATATCATTGCAGTGGGAAACTACAAAAACGGCCAATATCGGATTGGATTTCGGAATTCTTAATAACAGGATTAATGGTAGTATTGAAGCTTACCAAAATAAAACAAGTGGTTTATTGCTTAACAGAAGTTTGCCTATTATTACAGGATACTCAAAAGTTTCAGAAAATATAGGTAAGACAACAAATAAAGGCTTAGAGTTAACTTTAAATACACAAAATATTGCTGGTAAAGATTTCCGTTGGGAAACCATGTTTGTTTTTGCGACTAACAAAAATAAAATTACAGATTTATATGGCGATGGAAAAGACGATTTAGGAAACAGATGGTTTATAGGTAAGCCAATCAGAGTAGTGTATGATTATCAAATGACTGGCGTTTGGCAAACAGGAGAGGACGTTTCTAAACAAGACCCAACAGCAAAACCAGGAAGCCTGAAATTTGCTGATTTAACCAACGACGGTAAAATTACTGCTGATGACAGAACGATTCTAGGTCAAATTGATCCAAAATGGACCGGTGGTATAACCAATACTTTCCATTACAAAAACATCAACCTGAGCATTTTCATTCAAACCGCTCAAGGAATGACCAGAAACAATACTGATCTGGGGTATGGTGATGAAACCGGAAGAAGAAATACGCCTGCTGAAATTGGTTACTGGACGCCTGAAAATATGAGTCAGACCAGACCCGCATTATCTTACAACAACACTTTAGGATACGGCTATGCATCTGATGCAAGTTACACCAGAATCAAGGATGTAACTTTAAGTTATGTGTTTTCACAAAATCTATTGGATAAACTTCATTTAGGTGGTCTAACAATTTATGCTAGTGGCCGTAACCTGCATACTTTTACTAAATGGGTAGGTTGGGATCCTGAACAAACTACTTATGGTAGAGGATCAGGGGATGGCAATGCAAATCAACAGGCATTTGCAGCAGACTGGACAAATAATTATCCTTTAACAAGAACTTTTGTATTGGGTTTAAATGTTTCATTACGTTAA
- a CDS encoding SDR family NAD(P)-dependent oxidoreductase, with translation MNRFENKIALITGSSQGIGAACALRLAKDGCDIILNGHKFDERGEKLIKEIQDMGRKAAFLEADLSKANAATKLITDAVAVFGHLDILVNNAGVEKKASFWEVTEEDYDLIMNTNLKGVFFSIQSFVNYCRKSKVAGTIINMSSVHEEIAFPHFTAYCASKGGLKMLTRNLASELAQFNIRINNVAPGAVSTPINQDLLNNKEQLEKVLQNIPLKRMGKVEDVAAVVAFLASDDATYVTGSTYYVDGGLTYHYEEQ, from the coding sequence ATGAATCGTTTTGAAAACAAAATTGCTTTAATTACCGGAAGTAGTCAGGGAATTGGTGCTGCATGTGCCTTAAGGTTGGCCAAAGATGGCTGTGATATTATTTTAAATGGGCATAAATTTGATGAGCGGGGCGAAAAACTTATCAAAGAAATACAGGACATGGGTAGAAAGGCCGCTTTTTTGGAAGCCGACTTAAGTAAAGCCAATGCAGCCACCAAATTGATTACCGATGCAGTAGCAGTATTTGGCCATTTAGATATCCTGGTCAACAATGCGGGGGTAGAAAAAAAAGCCAGCTTTTGGGAAGTTACGGAAGAAGATTACGACCTGATCATGAATACCAATTTAAAAGGTGTTTTTTTTAGCATCCAGTCGTTTGTAAATTATTGTAGAAAAAGTAAGGTAGCCGGAACGATAATCAACATGAGCTCTGTACACGAAGAAATCGCATTTCCGCATTTTACTGCCTACTGCGCAAGTAAAGGAGGTTTAAAGATGTTAACCAGAAATCTTGCTTCAGAATTAGCCCAGTTTAATATCAGAATTAATAATGTAGCTCCCGGAGCTGTTTCAACACCGATCAATCAGGATTTATTGAATAATAAAGAACAGCTGGAAAAGGTATTGCAGAATATCCCGTTAAAACGAATGGGTAAGGTAGAAGATGTGGCCGCGGTAGTGGCATTTCTTGCTTCTGATGATGCCACTTATGTAACTGGATCAACTTATTATGTAGATGGAGGATTAACCTATCATTATGAAGAACAATAG
- a CDS encoding OmpA family protein, which produces MNITKNLLFTTLLALFTLTMYSCKTKKLAAKPAPVPVEKPAPPVEEKKPTPAPEKEEAPAPVEKPNFNLDNIQFEFNSFVLKTSSFSILDKAVAEMKKSPDTKFILNGHSSAEGTPEHNMQLSVDRANAVKSYFINAGLNGNNFTVVGHGEKEPISSNNSEEGRMLNRRTEIKVQK; this is translated from the coding sequence ATGAACATTACCAAAAACCTTTTATTTACTACGCTCCTAGCTTTGTTTACGCTAACCATGTACTCTTGTAAAACAAAAAAACTGGCAGCAAAGCCTGCTCCTGTACCTGTTGAAAAGCCTGCACCACCAGTAGAAGAGAAAAAACCAACGCCTGCACCAGAGAAAGAAGAAGCACCTGCTCCGGTTGAAAAGCCCAATTTTAACTTAGATAACATCCAGTTTGAGTTTAATTCATTTGTACTTAAAACATCATCATTCTCAATTCTGGATAAAGCTGTAGCAGAAATGAAAAAATCGCCAGATACAAAATTTATTCTTAATGGTCATTCATCTGCTGAAGGCACACCCGAGCACAACATGCAACTTTCTGTAGACCGTGCAAATGCCGTAAAATCATACTTTATAAATGCGGGTTTAAATGGAAATAATTTCACTGTTGTTGGTCATGGCGAGAAAGAGCCGATTAGCAGCAATAATAGCGAAGAAGGTAGAATGCTGAACAGAAGAACTGAAATAAAAGTTCAGAAGTAA
- a CDS encoding RagB/SusD family nutrient uptake outer membrane protein: MKKYITIIASLSLLFVAFSSCKKAFLDEKPFSSYTPLTLTDSLGFEASLIGLYNHTSTIFSWSDQQGWPSVWQVGTDVANATNNQQGVEIPYYNYATLTATDGGAARMWNRDYIMVNLTNIIVDGIENPGVTSLSAKGKSLVSAEAKFFRAYAYNNLATLFGGVPLITHALAGPKTDFVRAPIADVNNLIVADLLFAAANLPDIEAVKTNSKGKMYGRANKFMAMQLLAEVYLRIGKPDLAEQQAQAIISSGKFSLIRSRYGVKTGQPGDYYSDMFQYGNERRVQGNTEAIWVLEQENPTAVVGGITDSPQQRRVWGAAYYNIAGMALADSLGGRSIGRLRLSNWVLYGLYKGNDIRNSQYNIRRKYYYNDPDPKYAAKFGKQVPFTGPDTLINICPSTTKWGAFDPNDTFGYAMIKDFILMRLGETYLLLAEAQVAQGKTGDAATTINVLRTRANAAQVSASEMTKDFILDERARELIGEENRRMTLMRTGTLVERALRLNANDASKPITGLTTKNLLLPIPLGEIQLNKDAVLTQNPGY; encoded by the coding sequence ATGAAAAAATATATAACCATAATTGCTTCATTATCATTGCTTTTTGTTGCGTTTTCGTCCTGCAAAAAAGCATTTTTAGATGAGAAACCGTTTTCATCATATACACCATTAACGCTTACGGATTCACTTGGATTCGAAGCATCGTTAATTGGTTTATATAACCACACCAGTACAATTTTTTCCTGGTCCGATCAGCAGGGCTGGCCAAGCGTTTGGCAGGTTGGAACTGATGTTGCAAATGCAACCAATAACCAGCAAGGTGTAGAAATTCCATACTATAATTATGCTACGCTAACCGCTACAGATGGTGGTGCAGCCCGCATGTGGAATAGAGACTATATCATGGTTAACTTAACTAACATTATTGTAGATGGAATTGAAAATCCAGGTGTAACCAGCTTAAGTGCAAAAGGTAAAAGCCTGGTAAGCGCCGAAGCTAAATTTTTCAGGGCTTATGCTTACAACAACTTAGCAACCTTGTTTGGTGGCGTGCCATTGATTACACATGCATTAGCAGGCCCGAAAACAGATTTTGTGAGAGCACCTATAGCTGATGTAAACAATCTCATCGTAGCAGATTTGCTTTTTGCTGCAGCAAATCTTCCTGATATTGAAGCGGTAAAAACCAATTCCAAAGGCAAAATGTATGGCAGGGCAAACAAATTTATGGCCATGCAGCTTCTGGCTGAAGTTTATCTTCGAATCGGGAAACCTGATTTAGCTGAACAGCAGGCACAGGCCATTATCAGTAGCGGAAAATTTAGCTTGATCAGAAGCCGTTATGGTGTTAAAACTGGCCAGCCAGGAGATTATTATTCAGACATGTTTCAATATGGAAATGAAAGAAGGGTTCAGGGCAATACAGAGGCTATTTGGGTGTTAGAACAGGAAAATCCGACTGCGGTTGTTGGCGGTATTACCGATAGTCCGCAGCAAAGAAGGGTTTGGGGTGCTGCTTATTACAACATCGCGGGAATGGCTTTGGCCGATTCATTAGGCGGGCGTTCGATTGGCAGGTTGCGCCTAAGTAATTGGGTACTTTATGGTTTGTATAAAGGAAATGATATTCGGAATTCGCAATACAATATCCGTAGAAAATATTATTACAACGATCCAGATCCTAAATACGCAGCAAAATTCGGAAAACAAGTTCCTTTTACCGGTCCCGATACGTTAATCAATATTTGCCCAAGTACAACCAAATGGGGCGCTTTTGATCCCAATGATACCTTTGGTTATGCCATGATCAAAGATTTTATCTTGATGCGTTTAGGTGAAACTTATTTGCTTCTAGCTGAAGCACAGGTTGCACAAGGTAAAACAGGAGATGCAGCAACAACAATTAACGTGTTAAGAACCAGAGCAAATGCTGCACAGGTTAGTGCTTCTGAAATGACAAAGGATTTTATTCTTGATGAAAGAGCCAGAGAGTTAATTGGTGAAGAAAACAGAAGAATGACCCTAATGAGAACCGGAACTTTGGTAGAACGTGCACTTCGTTTAAACGCTAATGATGCATCAAAACCGATTACAGGCTTAACAACAAAAAATTTGTTATTGCCAATTCCTTTAGGTGAAATACAGTTAAATAAAGATGCTGTATTAACCCAAAACCCAGGCTATTAG
- a CDS encoding UDP-glucose--hexose-1-phosphate uridylyltransferase, with product MNQTFELDSNPHTRLNILTGEWVLVSPHRTKRPWQGKVEGITPDNRPEYDPKCYLCPGNGRADGDSNPEYTESFVFNNDFAALLEDTPAGEMNEADLLVANNQRGLCRVISFSPKHNLTLPEMSVEGITAVVNVWQNEFNSLAENDWIKYIQIFENKGEIMGCSNPHPHGQIWSQGDIPLEIAKETERQKTYYAIHRRSLLADYLKLEQKKNERIIFENDHFAVLVPFWAVWPYETMIISKRHVNSIKLFTATEKKSLAEAIKILSTKYDNLFETSFPYSAGMHQAPVNNGDYPEWHWHMHFYPPLLRSASVKKFMVGYEMLANPQRDITPEFAANRLKEMSTTHYKISKTEV from the coding sequence ATGAACCAAACATTCGAACTTGACAGTAATCCACATACCCGGCTTAACATATTAACTGGCGAGTGGGTATTAGTATCACCGCACCGCACCAAGAGACCGTGGCAAGGTAAGGTTGAAGGCATCACACCAGATAACCGCCCCGAATATGATCCTAAATGTTATTTATGTCCGGGAAACGGTAGGGCAGATGGCGATAGCAATCCAGAATATACGGAGAGCTTTGTTTTTAACAATGATTTCGCCGCTTTGTTGGAAGATACACCAGCTGGCGAAATGAATGAAGCTGATTTGTTGGTAGCCAACAACCAGCGTGGACTTTGCAGAGTAATCAGCTTTAGCCCTAAACATAATCTAACACTTCCTGAAATGAGTGTCGAGGGCATAACAGCTGTAGTTAATGTTTGGCAAAATGAATTTAACAGCCTGGCTGAAAACGATTGGATCAAATATATTCAGATTTTCGAAAATAAAGGAGAAATAATGGGCTGTAGCAACCCACATCCGCATGGTCAGATCTGGTCGCAGGGTGATATCCCATTGGAAATTGCCAAAGAAACCGAACGCCAGAAAACTTACTATGCCATCCATAGGAGGAGTTTATTAGCCGATTATTTAAAGCTGGAGCAGAAGAAAAACGAGCGCATTATATTTGAAAATGATCATTTTGCAGTATTAGTGCCTTTTTGGGCAGTTTGGCCGTACGAAACCATGATTATCAGCAAACGACATGTCAATAGTATTAAACTTTTTACTGCTACGGAAAAGAAATCACTGGCTGAAGCTATTAAAATCCTCTCCACTAAATACGATAACCTGTTCGAAACATCTTTCCCTTACTCGGCAGGTATGCACCAGGCTCCGGTAAACAATGGTGATTACCCAGAATGGCATTGGCATATGCATTTTTATCCACCATTGTTACGCTCTGCATCAGTTAAAAAATTTATGGTCGGTTATGAGATGCTTGCCAACCCTCAACGCGATATTACCCCTGAGTTTGCAGCCAACCGTTTAAAAGAAATGTCTACAACACACTATAAAATCAGCAAAACTGAAGTCTAA
- a CDS encoding NUDIX domain-containing protein, with product MIEYSRQPHYLVAVDCIVFGFDGEHLKILLVKRGLEPEINKWSLMGGFVGADESPDDAANRVLKKMTGLEGVYLEQMQIYGEPGRDPIERTLSVGYFALIDIHKYEAQLSDDYEAEWFLINDRPKLIFDHNQMVADARKKLRYKAALHPILFEMLPKKFTIPQLHILFEEVNDTKIDTRNFSRKITSTGLLIKLAEKDRTGSKKGAFYFKLDKKKYHANSQAFLNLMPNLKA from the coding sequence ATGATTGAATATTCCAGGCAGCCACATTATCTTGTTGCTGTTGATTGCATCGTGTTTGGTTTTGACGGCGAGCACCTTAAAATTCTATTGGTTAAACGGGGTTTAGAACCCGAAATAAATAAATGGAGTTTAATGGGAGGTTTTGTAGGCGCTGATGAAAGTCCGGATGATGCAGCAAATAGGGTACTCAAAAAAATGACAGGTTTAGAAGGCGTTTACCTGGAGCAGATGCAGATTTATGGAGAGCCAGGCCGCGACCCCATCGAAAGAACGCTTTCTGTTGGCTATTTTGCCCTCATTGATATTCACAAATATGAGGCACAGTTAAGCGACGATTATGAGGCAGAATGGTTTTTGATTAACGACCGGCCAAAACTCATTTTCGATCATAACCAAATGGTTGCTGATGCCCGAAAAAAATTAAGGTATAAAGCTGCACTTCATCCAATATTATTTGAAATGCTGCCTAAAAAATTTACGATTCCACAACTGCATATCCTTTTTGAGGAAGTAAACGACACTAAAATCGATACCAGAAATTTTAGCCGCAAAATTACCTCTACAGGTTTATTAATTAAGCTGGCCGAAAAAGACAGAACTGGTTCTAAAAAAGGTGCATTCTATTTTAAATTAGATAAGAAGAAATATCATGCCAATTCGCAGGCTTTCTTAAACTTAATGCCAAATTTAAAGGCTTAA
- a CDS encoding beta-galactosidase, with product MKEKLLWLMAICFSLSAFGQQAKHTFKLGETDFLLDGKPFQIISGEMHYPRVPKEAWRTRMKMAKAMGLNTIGTYVFWNFHEPQKGKFDFSGNNNIAEFVKIAQQEGLWVILRPSPYVCAEWEFGGYPYWLQTEKGLVVRSTEQQYLEEYKKYIIEVGKQLAPLQINHGGNIIMVQVENEYGSYAADKNYLDINRKMFIEAGFDGLLYTCDPAADVKDGHLDGLLPALNGIDNPAKIRQLVNENHNGKGPYFIAEWYPAWFDWWGTPHHTVPAAEYTQKLDSVLTAGISINMYMFHGGTTRDFMNGANYKDISPYEPQTSSYDYDAPLNEAGNVTEKFKAFRSVIEKHLPAGQSLPSIPTAKPSMAIAPFKLSTKVALFNALPKAVKNSAPLTFEDLSQDYGYVLYRTTIQGGKKGELQLKQLRDYALIFVNQKRVGILDRRLNQNTLALDLPAGEVQLDIFVENMGRINFGKYLLENKKGITEQVTFDGAEVKNWSMYGFPFGNDRLTMTGSSKANGNGPTLQKGFFQLSTVADTYLDMTDWGKGVVWVNGHNLGKYWAIGPQQTLYIPQEWLKKGKNDIAVLELIKPDQNMLKAIDQPILNTLKKLNVE from the coding sequence ATGAAAGAAAAATTACTATGGTTGATGGCGATATGTTTCTCCTTATCTGCTTTTGGCCAGCAAGCTAAACATACATTTAAGCTGGGAGAAACAGACTTTTTATTAGATGGAAAACCTTTTCAGATTATCTCTGGTGAGATGCACTACCCACGTGTACCAAAAGAAGCCTGGAGAACCCGTATGAAAATGGCCAAAGCAATGGGTTTAAATACCATTGGTACCTATGTATTCTGGAACTTTCACGAACCGCAAAAAGGAAAGTTCGATTTTTCAGGTAATAACAACATTGCCGAATTTGTAAAAATTGCCCAACAGGAAGGCTTATGGGTTATTTTAAGACCAAGCCCTTACGTTTGTGCGGAGTGGGAGTTTGGTGGTTATCCTTATTGGTTGCAAACCGAAAAAGGTCTGGTGGTAAGAAGTACCGAACAGCAGTATTTAGAGGAGTATAAGAAATATATTATTGAAGTTGGTAAACAGTTGGCACCATTGCAGATTAACCATGGTGGTAACATCATTATGGTGCAGGTGGAGAATGAATATGGTTCGTATGCCGCCGATAAAAACTATTTAGATATCAACCGCAAAATGTTTATAGAAGCGGGTTTTGATGGATTGCTTTATACCTGCGATCCTGCAGCAGATGTAAAGGATGGACATTTAGATGGGTTGCTGCCAGCACTAAACGGCATTGATAATCCAGCGAAAATCAGGCAACTGGTAAATGAAAATCACAATGGCAAAGGGCCGTATTTTATTGCAGAATGGTACCCTGCCTGGTTCGATTGGTGGGGAACCCCTCATCACACTGTTCCAGCAGCAGAATATACCCAAAAGTTAGACTCTGTTTTAACAGCAGGTATTTCGATTAATATGTACATGTTTCATGGAGGAACCACCCGCGATTTTATGAATGGTGCAAACTACAAGGATATTTCGCCTTATGAGCCACAAACCAGCAGCTATGATTATGATGCACCTCTAAATGAGGCAGGAAATGTGACTGAAAAATTCAAGGCATTTAGAAGTGTGATCGAAAAACACCTTCCTGCAGGACAAAGTTTACCATCAATTCCAACTGCAAAGCCCAGCATGGCCATTGCACCTTTTAAATTGTCCACTAAAGTTGCTTTGTTCAATGCATTGCCTAAGGCTGTGAAAAACAGTGCACCTTTAACTTTCGAGGATCTTAGTCAGGATTATGGTTACGTATTATACCGAACCACCATTCAGGGAGGTAAAAAAGGCGAACTGCAGCTTAAACAATTGCGCGATTATGCGCTCATTTTTGTTAATCAAAAAAGGGTAGGTATTTTAGACCGCAGACTAAACCAGAATACATTAGCATTAGATCTTCCGGCAGGAGAGGTACAGCTTGATATTTTTGTGGAGAATATGGGCCGGATAAATTTTGGAAAGTATTTACTCGAAAACAAAAAAGGAATTACCGAACAGGTTACTTTTGATGGTGCCGAAGTTAAAAACTGGTCGATGTATGGCTTCCCTTTTGGCAACGATCGCCTGACCATGACTGGTTCATCAAAAGCTAACGGAAATGGGCCAACATTGCAGAAAGGTTTCTTTCAGCTATCAACCGTTGCCGATACTTATTTAGATATGACCGATTGGGGAAAAGGAGTAGTATGGGTTAACGGACACAACTTAGGGAAGTACTGGGCAATTGGTCCACAGCAAACGCTTTATATTCCTCAAGAGTGGCTAAAAAAAGGTAAAAATGATATCGCAGTTTTAGAACTGATTAAACCTGATCAGAATATGTTAAAGGCAATTGACCAGCCAATCTTAAACACACTTAAAAAATTAAACGTAGAATAA